One part of the Caproiciproducens sp. CPB-2 genome encodes these proteins:
- the thrS gene encoding threonine--tRNA ligase, with translation MVKVKLKEDVREFENGITVAEIAKSIGMGLYKAACVGKIDGKAVDLRTPVTGDCKLEILTFDSEEGKKAYWHTTSHIMAQAVKRLFPGAGFAIGPAVDNGFYYDIDLERSLTPEDLPKIEAEMKKIIKENIPIERFELDPAEAVELMKKENQKYKVELIEEHSGKGEKISFYRQGDYTDLCAGPHLMSTGCVKAVKLTANTAAYWRGDSKNKMLQRIYGISFPKSSELEEYLAKVEEAKKRDHNILGRQLGYFTTSDLIGQGLPILLPNGARVIQLLQRFVEDEEQSRGWLLTKTPFMAKSDLYKLSGHWDHYKDGMFVLGDEEKDDEVFALRPMTCPFQYQAYLNKKRSYRDLPLRYNETSTLFRNEASGEMHGLIRVRQFTISEGHLMCTPAQLEDEFKACLELAIFMLKTLGLYEDVSYRFSMWDPNDREKYIGTPEQWDEAQGVMRKILNHLEIPYVEGVGEAAFYGPKLDIQIKNVFGKEDTLITIQIDQMLAEKFGMEYTDADGKQKNPYIIHRTSIGCYERTLALLIEKYAGALPMWLMPEQVRVLPISDRLQPEADKVVAKLKASGLRAACDTRSEKIGYKIREAQLQKIPYMLIIGDKEAQEGTVSVRSRKDGDIGSMAVDAFVAKAVAQVAEKSKD, from the coding sequence ATGGTAAAAGTAAAACTGAAAGAGGATGTCAGGGAGTTTGAAAACGGCATCACGGTGGCTGAAATTGCAAAGTCGATCGGCATGGGCCTGTACAAGGCCGCCTGTGTCGGTAAAATAGATGGAAAGGCAGTGGACCTGCGAACGCCCGTAACCGGCGACTGTAAGCTGGAAATCCTCACTTTTGACAGTGAAGAGGGCAAGAAGGCTTACTGGCATACCACCTCGCACATTATGGCGCAGGCGGTGAAAAGGCTGTTCCCCGGCGCCGGCTTCGCCATCGGCCCGGCAGTGGACAACGGCTTCTATTATGATATTGATCTGGAACGCTCCCTGACCCCGGAAGATCTTCCGAAAATTGAAGCGGAAATGAAAAAGATCATCAAGGAAAATATCCCGATCGAGCGCTTTGAGCTTGACCCCGCTGAAGCGGTTGAGCTGATGAAGAAGGAAAACCAGAAATACAAGGTGGAACTGATCGAGGAGCATTCCGGCAAGGGGGAAAAGATCAGCTTTTACCGTCAGGGAGACTACACCGACCTTTGCGCCGGACCTCATCTGATGAGCACCGGCTGCGTAAAAGCCGTTAAGCTGACCGCAAATACGGCGGCCTATTGGCGCGGCGATTCCAAAAATAAGATGCTGCAGCGCATTTACGGCATTTCCTTCCCGAAGAGCAGCGAGCTTGAGGAATATCTGGCGAAGGTGGAAGAGGCGAAAAAGCGCGACCATAATATTCTGGGCCGTCAGCTCGGCTACTTCACCACCAGCGACCTGATCGGGCAGGGCCTGCCGATCTTGCTTCCGAACGGCGCGCGCGTGATTCAGCTTCTGCAGCGCTTTGTGGAAGACGAGGAACAAAGCCGGGGCTGGCTGCTGACAAAGACGCCTTTTATGGCGAAAAGCGACCTTTATAAGCTTTCCGGGCACTGGGATCATTATAAGGACGGCATGTTTGTCCTCGGCGACGAGGAAAAGGACGACGAGGTTTTTGCCCTGCGTCCGATGACCTGTCCGTTCCAGTATCAGGCTTACCTGAACAAGAAGCGTTCCTACCGTGACCTGCCGCTGCGCTACAATGAGACATCGACGCTGTTCCGCAACGAGGCTTCCGGAGAAATGCACGGCCTGATCCGGGTGCGGCAGTTTACGATTTCCGAAGGGCATCTGATGTGTACGCCCGCCCAGCTGGAAGACGAATTCAAGGCCTGCCTGGAGCTTGCCATATTCATGCTGAAGACGCTCGGTCTTTACGAGGACGTTTCCTACCGGTTCTCCATGTGGGACCCAAACGACCGCGAAAAATATATCGGGACGCCGGAGCAGTGGGACGAAGCGCAGGGCGTCATGCGCAAGATTCTGAACCATCTTGAGATTCCCTATGTGGAGGGCGTCGGCGAAGCCGCTTTCTATGGCCCGAAACTCGATATCCAGATCAAAAACGTGTTCGGCAAAGAAGATACGCTCATCACCATCCAGATCGACCAGATGCTGGCCGAAAAGTTCGGCATGGAATACACGGACGCGGACGGGAAGCAGAAGAATCCCTATATTATCCACCGTACCTCCATCGGCTGCTACGAGCGCACGCTGGCCCTGCTGATTGAAAAATACGCCGGCGCGCTGCCCATGTGGCTGATGCCCGAGCAGGTCAGGGTGCTGCCGATCAGCGACCGCCTGCAGCCGGAAGCCGACAAGGTAGTCGCAAAGCTGAAGGCATCCGGTCTGAGAGCGGCCTGCGACACCAGAAGCGAAAAAATCGGATATAAGATCCGCGAAGCGCAGCTTCAGAAAATTCCCTATATGCTCATTATCGGAGATAAAGAGGCGCAGGAGGGTACCGTTTCCGTGCGCAGCCGCAAGGATGGCGATATTGGTTCTATGGCTGTTGATGCATTTGTTGCAAAAGCGGTCGCTCAGGTTGCTGAAAAATCAAAAGACTGA